The following nucleotide sequence is from Nocardioides eburneiflavus.
GGAAGTGGCCGGCCATCGCTCGGGCCACCACGGCTGCGTGGCGCTGCGCGACGAGCAGGCTGAGGTGACCGCCGGGACGCAGCGCGCCGGCGATCGCCGCCAGGGAGGCTGCCGGGTCGTCGACCATCTCGAGCACGCCGTGGCACAGGACGAGATCGGCGTCGTCGACCAGGCGCGCGAGGTCGTCGAGGTCACCCTGCTGGCCGGTGACGCGGTCGGCCACGCCGCCTTCGCGGGCGCGACGGTCGAGCGAGGCGAGGGCGTCGGGGCTGGGGTCGATGACCTGGACCGAGTGCCCGAGCTCGGCCAGCGGGACGGCGAACCCTCCGGTGCCACCACCGACGTCGACGATGCGGGCCTGCTGGTCGTGGAACGCCCCGGGAGCCTCGAGGAGGCGGCGTACGCCGTCCCACACCACTCCGGCCCGGACCGACTGGCGGCGCTCGCTGGCAGAGGCGGTGGCGGGAGGCTGCATGGGCCCAACCCTAGTGCGTGGGGGGTGGTCATCCCGGACTCCCCGGGCTGCGGTGCCAGAGGTGGCGCGCGACGTCCTTGGCGGGGTCGCCGGCCGGCCTGGTGTCGGAGTAGGGCGAGACCCGGAACCCGCTGGGGTGGACGAGCACCCGGCGCCCGGCCGGGTCCTCGCCGCTCGGGTCGCGTGGCCGTGCCAGCTCGGCGCGCACCAGCGCCGCCCCGTCCTCGCCGGACCGCGCGCCGAGCCACAGCCCGTGGAGGGTCGGGAGGTCCCATGCGCCCGTGGCACGGACTGAGACGCCTCGGCGTCCGGTGCGGCGCAGCTCGCCGCGCACCAGCAACAGCCACGAGGAGAAGATCGTGGTGGCGTGAGGGCCTTGGGCGTCGTCGAAGAAGGTGGCGTCGATCGGACCGGTGCCGTCGTCGACGGTGAGGAAGACGACCCGGCGCCCGGACCTGACCGGCGGGGTCTGGGTGGCGACCTTCACCCCGGCGACCAGCAGGTCGGCGCGGCTGCGACGCCTCAGCAGGTCGCGGCTGCGGGTCACCCCGAGTGCGTCGAGGAACGGGTCGTAGGCCGCGACGGCGTGCTGGCTGACGTCGAGGCCGAGGATCTCCAGCTCGGCGCGCATCCGGTCGAGCGTGGTCATCTCCGGCAGCCCGCTCGGCCGCTCCCCGGGCTCCCCCGGCTCGTCGCCGAGACGGAGGGTGAGCTGCACCGAGTCGGCCGGGGTCACCGGTCCGGCGGCACGTGACTGCGCGGCTGCGCGCGCCCACACGCCCCCGTCGGCGAGCGCGTGACGCTCGGTGGACGCGGACCCCGCTCGCAGCGTCGGGTCCGAGCTGTTGCGCGCGGCCGCGGCGCTGGCCGACCCTCCGCTCGCGGACTCGGCGGACGGCGTACGCCGCGCGGTCGGCCCGCGGCCCCGCGCCCGCGAGCCGCGGTCGACCGAGCGGGCGTAGCGGTCGAGCTCGGAGACCTGCAGCAGCAGGTCGCGGCGCGTCACCCGGCCGCGCCGGTGCACCGCCTGCTCGCCGGAACCGATGCCGTAGACGCCGTCGAACCCGCCGGCGAGGACCAGCCGTTCCAGGATCGGCCGGGCGACCCGTGCGCGGTGGAAGAAGTCGGACAGCGAGGCGTACGGCGCGCCGTCCCGGGCCTCGACGATGCGGGCCACCTCGGCCGAGCCGATGCCCTTGACGTCGGCGAGCGAGAGCCGGATGGCGTGTCCTTCGCCGGTCAGGCTCGCCTCGACGAGGTAGGACGACGCGCTGGAGTTGACGTCGAGGCCGAGCACCCCGACACCGAGCTGGCGGGCGTCGTCGAGGATGAGCCGCTTGGGGTACATGCCGGGGTCGTGCGTCAGCACGCCCGCCAGGAAGTGGGCGGGCCAGTGGGTCTTGAGCCAGGCCGACTGGTAGGTCGGGAGCGCGAAGGCCGCGGCATGGGCCTTGCAGAAGCCGAACGACGCGAACGCCTCCAGCACGGCCCAGAGCTGCTCGACCAGCCCGAGGTCGTAGCCGCGGGCGAGGGCGCGGGGGAAGAACCAGGCCCTCGTCGCCGCCATCCCCTCGGTGGCGCCGAGGGCCCGCCGCTTCTCGTCGGCCTCGGCGAGGGTGACGCCGGCGAACCGGGCGACGATCTCGATCACCTGCTCGTGGAACACGACCACGCCGCGGGTCTGCTCGAGGATCGGTCGCAGGTCGTCGTGGAGGTAGCGGGCGCTCGACCAGCCCTGCTTGGCCTCGAGGTAGGGGGTGACCATGTCGCTCTTCACCGGGCCCGGGCGGAACAGCGAGATGTCGATGACGATGTCGTCGAAGGTCTCGATGCCGGACTTGCCGACGAGCTCGCGCTGGCCCGGCGACTCGATCTGGAAGACCCCGAGGGTCCGGGCGCTGCTGATCAGCTCGAAGGTCGCCGGGTCGTCGAAGGGCACCTGCCGCTCGTCGTCGAGGTCGATGCGCACGCCGTCGACCCGCTCCACCTCCGCGACCGCGTGGGCCATCGCCGACTGCATCCGGATCCCGAGCACGTCGAGCTTGAGCAGGCCCAGCTCCTCCACGTCGTCCTTGTCGAACTGGCTCATCGGGAACCCGGCCCAGGACGCCTCGACCGGGGTGCGGTCGAGCAGCGTGGCGTCGGAGAGCAGGACGCCGCACGGATGCATGGCGATGTGGCGCGGCAGGCCGTCGAGGCGCTCGACGAGTCCGAAGAACCGGTCGAGCGCTCCGTCGCCGAGCCCGCTCGCGCGCAGCTCGGGCAGGTCGCGCAGCGCACGCCGGGCCTCGCGGGCGCGGACGTGCGGGAACGCCTTGGCGATCGCGTCGACCTCGCCGGGCGGCATGCCGAGCGCGGCGCCGACGTCGCGCACCGCGTGGCGGACCCGGTAGGTGTCCATCATCGACACGGTGGCGCACCGCTCGCCGCCGTAGCGGTCGAGGATCGCGCGGTAGACCTCCTCGCGCCGGGCGGACTCGACGTCGACGTCGATGTCGGGCAGGGAGGCGCGCAGCGGGGAGAGGAACCGCTCCATCAGCAGCCCGTGCCGCAACGGGTCGACCCCGGAGATGCCGAGCAGGTAGGTGACGATGCTGCCGGCTCCCGACCCACGGGCGGCACGACGGATGCCCATGCGGGCGACCAGGTCGGTCACGTCGGCCACCGCGAGGAAGTAGGAGGCGTAGCCGAGGGTGGCGATGGTCAGGAGCTCCTGGTCGAGCCGCGTCCAGATGCGCAGGCGGGGCGCGCTGCCGTAGCGGTCGCCGATCGCGGCCTCGCACCGGTGGCGCAGCAGCGCGTCGGCGGTCTGCTCGCGGGAGGCGCCGCCCGTCAGCTCGAGCTCCGGGAAGTGCACCTCACCGATCCCGAGGTCGCGGCGCGGGTCGAGCGCGCAGCGGTCGGCGACCAGGCGGGTCCGGGCGAGCAGTCGGCGGCCCCCGGCCCTGCCGTCGCCGAGCCCGGCGAGCCGGCAGACCTCCTCGGCGACCTCGCCCATCTGCTTGCCGGACTTGAGGAAGCCCTCGGCGTTGCCACGGGCGGCCGACGGACCGACGTCGCGCAGGCCGGCCGAGCCGAGCGGGACCAGCCGCCGGGCGGCGTCGAGCACGTCGATCGTCGGCGCGTCGAGGCGGTCGGCGTAGCGCACGGCGTTGGTGAGCACCGTCGTGAGGCCGGCCGTGCGGGCGACGCCGAACATCCGGGCGGCGTGGGGGGAGGTGCCCGGACCCCAGTCGCCCCGGCGGCCGCCGAGGCGGTGCGAGACCAGCTCGACGACGAGGTTCTCGCGGGGCAGCAGGTCGAGCCACGGTGCGATCGCGGCCAGGCCCAGGTCGTCGCGTCGGCGCGTCGCGGCGAGGCCCAGCTCGGAGGACGGCCCCAGCAGGGCGACCACGTGACCGCCGGCCAGGTGCGGGGCGAGCACGTCGAGGGTGGCGACCGGTCGGCCGCGCTCCCCCGCGAGGTGGACCGCGGAGACCATCCGGCACAGCGCCGCCCACCCTGCCCGGCCGTTGGCCAGGAACGTCACCCGCGGACTGCCCGGCCCGTCGGCCGCCCCCGGCGGCGCCTCGCGGAACGCGCCCCCGCGCGTCGGCGTACGTCTGGTGTCGCGGCGGGCGGGGACCGGACCGGCTGGCCGCACCACCGACGACACCGGGGCGACCGCGAGGTCGACCCCCAGCACCGGCCTGATGCCGGCGCTGCGGGCCGCGCGGACGAACCTGACCGCACCGTAGGTGCCGTTGCGGTCGGTGAGGGCGAGGGTGTCCATGCCGTGCTCTGCGGCGCGCTCCACCAGCACGTGCGGATGGGACGCGCCGTACTGGAGGGAGTAGCCGGAGGCGACGTGCAGGTGGACGAAGGGGTCGCGCGACACCTCGCTCCCTCAGGCGACGCTGGCGTGCGGGACCAGGCCCAGCGCCTGCTCGACGACCGCCAGGAACCGGTCGGCGTCGCGGACCAGGTCGTCCGCCTCGCGCTCCGTCACCGCTCGGGTCGACCCTGCCTCGGCGGCCGCCCGCTTGGCGGCACCGGCGGCGAAGAAGGTCGCCCACTCCGAGAGCTCCGGTGCGACCTCGGCGAGCAGGACCCAGGCGTTCTTCTGCCGCCGCGCGCGCGGGGCGGGCCGGGCGCGCGCCGCCAGCAGGGCCGCCGCGGCGCACAGGGCCGCCACGTGGGCGCAGGCGTAGCGGGTGGGCACGTCGCGAGCGGTGATCGCGTCGCGCAGGGACGTCGCGGAGCGCTCGAGGTAGGAGTGGGCGGTGGCCGGCAGCATGTGGGGACCCATCGGTGCCCCCTCAGTCCAGGCAGCCGACGAGCTGCCAGCGCCCATCGGTCCAGTCGAAGGACAGGTCGAAGACGCCGTAGGTGTCCTCGTCACCGGCGACGGTGCGTGCGCTCCGCCTGGCGCCCGGCCCGCGGCCCGCCTCCACCCGCCAGAGCTCACGCTCGGCGACGAGGTCGGCGGCCGCGTGCCGCACGTCGTCGTGCGCCCCCTGCCACCAGGGACCGGTCTCCACCCAGTGCGCGACCACGGTGCGCACCTTCCACAGCCTGCCCCGCCACAGGAACTGGTCAGGGTCCTCGGCCTCGCCCCGTCGCACCTCGACGGGGTCGTCGTACTGCCTCATCGCGCCTCCTCGCACATCCGTCGACCCCGCGGCCGACCCGGGCAGCGGTGGGGGTCGAGGTCACCGCCACCCGGGCCGCATCGAACATCTGTTCGAACACCGCGAACGGTACTACCCCCCACCGACAGTCCGTCAAGGGCCGGTCGTCAGGTGGTGGAGGACGCGCGGAGGACCGGCGCCACGGCGGAGCCTCAGCCCCGGCGCAGGAAGTCGGTGGTCTCCCGGCGCCACAGGAAGAACGAGAGCACCAGGCCCTCGAGGATCACCAGCGCCGACAGCACCACGAAGATCACCGGGAGGTGCGAGTCGAGGCAGACGACGCCGACGAGGACCCCGACCCCGGCGGTGGCGGCGAGCACCGGGCGGGTCCACCCGTGGCCGCCGACGAAGAACGACCCGAGCACCAGCGCGAGCACGGCGAAACCGACGAACGCCACCACGGCGAGCGCCACGAACCCCGGCACGATGGGGCTCTCGCGCAGCTGCGCGATGCCGCCCTGGGCCAGGATCTCCTGCGCCGACGGGTTGCCCTCGGCCCAGCCGAGGATCACCTCGTCGCGCATCCACCAGATCAGCAGCGTGATCACGCCGGCGGTGGCCACGATCAGTCCGAGCACTCGCATGCTGTTGACCACGGATCCGGGCAGGTCGCGCGCCATCTGAAACTCCCCTGAGGCTCGTCGTCGTTCGTCGCTAGGCTCGGATCATGGCGACCGAGCACGCATCCATCACCTCGTTCCGAGGCGACCTCGTCCGGCGCGGCGGCACCGGTGACGTGGTCATCCTGCCCGACAGCGCCCACACTGCGGCACTCGCCGCGGCGGCGCTGGGCTGCGAGGTCGGCGCGATCGCCAACAGCCTGCTCTTCGACGGCGACGGAGGACCCGTCCTCATCCTCACCTCGGGGGCCCATCGCGTGGACACCACGACGGTCGCCGAGCGCATAGGCGTGGGCCGCCTGGAGCGCGCCGACCCCGACTTCGTGCGCCGCCACACCGGGCAGGTGATCGGCGGGGTCTCTCCCATCGACCATCCCGCCCCCGTCCCGACGTGGATCGACCCGTGGCTGCGGCAGCACGAGGTCGTGTGGGCCGCGGCCGGGCACCCGTCGGCGGTGTTCTCGACGACCTACGACGAGCTGGTCGCGATGACCGGTGCCGTCGAGGTCGAGGTCGTCTGAGGGGACAGCACGTGGACGCACTGGCGCTGACCTTCTCGAGCGGGTGGGCGAGCGGCATCAACGCCTACCTCGTCGTGCTGGTGCTCGGCATCTCCGACCGGGTCGGGTCGTTCGCCGAGATCCCCGACGTGCTGGGCCGGTGGGACGTGCTGGCCGCGGCCGGATTCATGTACGCGATGGAGTTCATCGCCGACAAGATCCCCTACATCGACTCGACCTGGGACGCGATCTCCACCGCCGTCCGCCCCACGGCGGGCGCGGTCATCGGCGTCCTGCTCGCCGGGGACGCCTCCTCCCTCGACCAGGCCGTGCTGGGAGTCGTGGGCGGCGGCACCGCGCTGCTCAGCCACCTGGTCAAGGCCGGCAGTCGGCTGGCGATCAACACCTCGCCCGAGCCGGTGACCAACATCGCGGCCAGCCTCGCCGAGGACGCCGCGGTCCTGGTCGTGGTGTGGTTCGCGATTGAGCACCCCCGCGCTGCCGCGGCCGTCGCCGGCGTCCTGCTGCTGCTGGGACTGGTCGTCGTCCACCTCCTCGCCCGCCTGGTCCGCAGGGGCTGGCGCCGGTGGAGGCAGGAGGAGCCCTTCCACCAGGTCGCCTGAGGTCCACCGGTCGGGCTCTAGTGTTCCCCCGTGGCTCGCGTGGTGGTGGTCGGTGGTGGCTTCGGTGGCATGGCTGCGGCCGCGCGCCTGGCCAAGCTCGGCCACGAGGTCACCCTGGTGGAGCGCTCCGACCACCTCGGCGGCGCCCTGTCGACGGTCGAGCACGACGGCTTCGCGTGGGACGCCGGGCCGAGCAGCACGCTCCTGCCGGCAGTCGTCCGCGACCTCTTCCGCAAGTCCGGACGCCCGCTGGAGCGCGAGGTCGACCTGCAGTCCCTGCCCCTCGTCCGCGAGCACCGCTTCGCCGACGGCACGTCCCTGCGGCTGCCCGGCGGCTCGCGCGCCGCGCAGCTCGACGCCTTCGACGCGCTGGCGCCCGGCCTCGGTCAGCAGTGGGTCGACCACGTGGCGTCGTACGGCGACCTGTGGGAGCTGCTCCGCAAGGAGTGGTACGAGCGCCCGTACGACCCCGACGTCGCGCCGCGCGAGCTGACCGCGCTGCTCGACCGGCGCGAGTCGCTGCACAAGCGCCTGCGCCGGACCCTCCGCGACGAACGGCTGCGCCTCGTCGCCGGCCACCGGCTCGTCATGGACGGCCACGACCTGCGTGACGCCCCGGTCCTCGCCGGGGTCGACTCCTACCTCGAGCAGCGCTTCGGCACCTGGACCGTCCCCGGCGGCCTCGCGGCGCTCGGCACCGCGATGGCCGATCGGCTCGTCCTGCGGGGCGTGACCGTCCTGACCGGCACCAGCGCCACCGACCTCGTCGTCCGCGACGGCCGCGTGGCAGCCGTGCAGGTCGCGGCGGGCGAGGTCGACGCCGACCTCGTGGTGGTCGCCATCGACCCGCGCCGCCTGCCCGTGCTGGCGGCGTACGTCCGGCGCACCGTTCCCGCCTTCCCGCCGGTCGTGTGCCACGTCGGCCTCGACGGCGCGGGCGCGGAGCTGCCCGACCTGCCCCACGAGGTGGCGCTGCACGGCGACCCGCTGCTCGTCGTCCGTACGGGCGGGCGGGCGCCCGACGGCGGCGCGGCCTGGACGGTGCTGGCACGCGGCCGGATCGCCGAGGACGTCCTGACGGCGCTGGCGCGCCACGGCCTCGACGTGCGCGGCCAGGTCGTCACCCGGGTCGACCGGACGCCGCGCGACCTCGTCGAGGCGTGGGGCGGCTCACCGCACGGCGTGCAGTGGCAGGGCCCGCGCACCGCACGGACGCGTCTGGGCCCGCGTACGCCGATCACGGGCGTGCTCACGGCAGGTGCCCACGCCACCACGGGCTCCGGGCTTCCGTTCGCCGGGCTCAGCGCCGCGCTGGTCGCCGACGTCGTCGGCCGCGCGGGTCAGTAGGCCAGCTCCCACACGACCGTCACCGAGCTGGTCACCGTCGTCTCCCCCGCTTCGAGGGTGGATTCGCGTGCCATCGCCATCCTCGGCATCGGCGACGGGCCGTTGCCGGCATCGCCCTCGACGATGCTCTGCACCGGTCCCAGCCCGGCGCCCGCCATCCGCGCGAGCTGCGCGGCGCGCTCGCGGGCGTCGTGGAACGCGGCCTCCCGCGCCTTGTCGCCGGCGCCGTGGTCCTCGGTGACCTCCAGACCGACGCTGTCGATCGCGAGTCCGTCACCGACCTCGGCCGCGAGCGCGGCGAGCATCGTGCCGGCACCGGCGAGGTCGGCGCACCCGATCGCATAGGAGTGCCGGGCCTCGAAGCCCTGCTGGTAGCCGGTGCCGTCGTGCCACGGCCACACCGTGATGCCGGTCGAGGCGATGCGCCGTTCCTCGGTGTGGCGCCGGGCGACCTCGGCGATCGACGCGGCGGCCGACGTCATCGCCGCGTACGCCTCGGCGACCCCGCTCCCCCGCGCGACGGCCGCCAGGCGGACGACTGCGCTGTCCGGGGCGACCCTGCTGGTGCCGGTCCCGGTGACCGTGACGGTGAACATGCCGCTCACGGTAGTGGCGACCTCGCGGCCCGGACAGGCTCCGGTGCGCTCAGACGGTGATGCGCAGGTTGCCGAAGATCTCCCGCGTCGCCTTGGACCGGTTGAGCGTGTAGAAGTGCAGCCCGGGCGCGCCCGCGTCGAGCAGCGCCTCGCAGAGCTCGGTCGCGATGGCGATGCCCTCGGCCCGCAGCCGCTGCGGGTCGTCGGCGTACGGCGTGAGGCGCGCGACGACCTCGGCGGGCAGCTGGCGGCGGGACAGCTCGGCCATCCGCTCCATCGAGCGCAGGTTCAGGATCGGCATGATGCCGGGGATGATCGGCAGGTCGGCCCCGGCGGCCGCGGCCCGCTCCACCAGGCCGACGTAGTCGGAGGCTCGCAGCACCATGTCGGTCACGGCGAACTCGGCACCGGCGTCGTACTTCGCCCGGAGCACGCGCGCGTCGTGGTCGAGGTCGGTCGCCTCGACGTGCCCCTCGGGGAACGCGGCGACACCGATGCGCAGGTCGGTGCGCTCGCGGATCAGCGCGACCAGCTCGTTGGCGTAGGTGAGGCCGCCGTCGGTGGGGGTCCAGGGCGACCCCGGCCCGCCCGGCGGGTCCCCGCGCAGCGCCATCACGTGGCGTACGCCGGCCTCGCCCAGGTCGCGGAGGATGGCGATCAGCTCGTCGGTCGTGTGGCCGACGCAGGTGAGGTGCGCCACCGGCAGCATGCTGGTCTC
It contains:
- a CDS encoding methyltransferase domain-containing protein, with amino-acid sequence MQPPATASASERRQSVRAGVVWDGVRRLLEAPGAFHDQQARIVDVGGGTGGFAVPLAELGHSVQVIDPSPDALASLDRRAREGGVADRVTGQQGDLDDLARLVDDADLVLCHGVLEMVDDPAASLAAIAGALRPGGHLSLLVAQRHAAVVARAMAGHFQAARELLDGDATAPAGGRGGRRFTHDEVVDLLGAAGLEPTSVHAVRVFSDLVPGSLLDLEPGATAALVELERAVSTRPEYLPLAAQVHVIARRR
- a CDS encoding DNA polymerase III subunit alpha, giving the protein MSRDPFVHLHVASGYSLQYGASHPHVLVERAAEHGMDTLALTDRNGTYGAVRFVRAARSAGIRPVLGVDLAVAPVSSVVRPAGPVPARRDTRRTPTRGGAFREAPPGAADGPGSPRVTFLANGRAGWAALCRMVSAVHLAGERGRPVATLDVLAPHLAGGHVVALLGPSSELGLAATRRRDDLGLAAIAPWLDLLPRENLVVELVSHRLGGRRGDWGPGTSPHAARMFGVARTAGLTTVLTNAVRYADRLDAPTIDVLDAARRLVPLGSAGLRDVGPSAARGNAEGFLKSGKQMGEVAEEVCRLAGLGDGRAGGRRLLARTRLVADRCALDPRRDLGIGEVHFPELELTGGASREQTADALLRHRCEAAIGDRYGSAPRLRIWTRLDQELLTIATLGYASYFLAVADVTDLVARMGIRRAARGSGAGSIVTYLLGISGVDPLRHGLLMERFLSPLRASLPDIDVDVESARREEVYRAILDRYGGERCATVSMMDTYRVRHAVRDVGAALGMPPGEVDAIAKAFPHVRAREARRALRDLPELRASGLGDGALDRFFGLVERLDGLPRHIAMHPCGVLLSDATLLDRTPVEASWAGFPMSQFDKDDVEELGLLKLDVLGIRMQSAMAHAVAEVERVDGVRIDLDDERQVPFDDPATFELISSARTLGVFQIESPGQRELVGKSGIETFDDIVIDISLFRPGPVKSDMVTPYLEAKQGWSSARYLHDDLRPILEQTRGVVVFHEQVIEIVARFAGVTLAEADEKRRALGATEGMAATRAWFFPRALARGYDLGLVEQLWAVLEAFASFGFCKAHAAAFALPTYQSAWLKTHWPAHFLAGVLTHDPGMYPKRLILDDARQLGVGVLGLDVNSSASSYLVEASLTGEGHAIRLSLADVKGIGSAEVARIVEARDGAPYASLSDFFHRARVARPILERLVLAGGFDGVYGIGSGEQAVHRRGRVTRRDLLLQVSELDRYARSVDRGSRARGRGPTARRTPSAESASGGSASAAAARNSSDPTLRAGSASTERHALADGGVWARAAAQSRAAGPVTPADSVQLTLRLGDEPGEPGERPSGLPEMTTLDRMRAELEILGLDVSQHAVAAYDPFLDALGVTRSRDLLRRRSRADLLVAGVKVATQTPPVRSGRRVVFLTVDDGTGPIDATFFDDAQGPHATTIFSSWLLLVRGELRRTGRRGVSVRATGAWDLPTLHGLWLGARSGEDGAALVRAELARPRDPSGEDPAGRRVLVHPSGFRVSPYSDTRPAGDPAKDVARHLWHRSPGSPG
- a CDS encoding SAV_6107 family HEPN domain-containing protein, translating into MGPHMLPATAHSYLERSATSLRDAITARDVPTRYACAHVAALCAAAALLAARARPAPRARRQKNAWVLLAEVAPELSEWATFFAAGAAKRAAAEAGSTRAVTEREADDLVRDADRFLAVVEQALGLVPHASVA
- a CDS encoding DUF6504 family protein; this translates as MRQYDDPVEVRRGEAEDPDQFLWRGRLWKVRTVVAHWVETGPWWQGAHDDVRHAAADLVAERELWRVEAGRGPGARRSARTVAGDEDTYGVFDLSFDWTDGRWQLVGCLD
- a CDS encoding YbaK/EbsC family protein, with the protein product MATEHASITSFRGDLVRRGGTGDVVILPDSAHTAALAAAALGCEVGAIANSLLFDGDGGPVLILTSGAHRVDTTTVAERIGVGRLERADPDFVRRHTGQVIGGVSPIDHPAPVPTWIDPWLRQHEVVWAAAGHPSAVFSTTYDELVAMTGAVEVEVV
- a CDS encoding DUF4126 domain-containing protein — its product is MDALALTFSSGWASGINAYLVVLVLGISDRVGSFAEIPDVLGRWDVLAAAGFMYAMEFIADKIPYIDSTWDAISTAVRPTAGAVIGVLLAGDASSLDQAVLGVVGGGTALLSHLVKAGSRLAINTSPEPVTNIAASLAEDAAVLVVVWFAIEHPRAAAAVAGVLLLLGLVVVHLLARLVRRGWRRWRQEEPFHQVA
- a CDS encoding phytoene desaturase family protein, with amino-acid sequence MARVVVVGGGFGGMAAAARLAKLGHEVTLVERSDHLGGALSTVEHDGFAWDAGPSSTLLPAVVRDLFRKSGRPLEREVDLQSLPLVREHRFADGTSLRLPGGSRAAQLDAFDALAPGLGQQWVDHVASYGDLWELLRKEWYERPYDPDVAPRELTALLDRRESLHKRLRRTLRDERLRLVAGHRLVMDGHDLRDAPVLAGVDSYLEQRFGTWTVPGGLAALGTAMADRLVLRGVTVLTGTSATDLVVRDGRVAAVQVAAGEVDADLVVVAIDPRRLPVLAAYVRRTVPAFPPVVCHVGLDGAGAELPDLPHEVALHGDPLLVVRTGGRAPDGGAAWTVLARGRIAEDVLTALARHGLDVRGQVVTRVDRTPRDLVEAWGGSPHGVQWQGPRTARTRLGPRTPITGVLTAGAHATTGSGLPFAGLSAALVADVVGRAGQ
- a CDS encoding SIMPL domain-containing protein gives rise to the protein MFTVTVTGTGTSRVAPDSAVVRLAAVARGSGVAEAYAAMTSAAASIAEVARRHTEERRIASTGITVWPWHDGTGYQQGFEARHSYAIGCADLAGAGTMLAALAAEVGDGLAIDSVGLEVTEDHGAGDKAREAAFHDARERAAQLARMAGAGLGPVQSIVEGDAGNGPSPMPRMAMARESTLEAGETTVTSSVTVVWELAY
- the metF gene encoding methylenetetrahydrofolate reductase [NAD(P)H], producing MTHGWDGGRGLSMRERLDSGERSFSFEFFPPKDAAGEEQLWQAITELEPYGPTFVSVTYGAGGTTRDRTVAITARIARETSMLPVAHLTCVGHTTDELIAILRDLGEAGVRHVMALRGDPPGGPGSPWTPTDGGLTYANELVALIRERTDLRIGVAAFPEGHVEATDLDHDARVLRAKYDAGAEFAVTDMVLRASDYVGLVERAAAAGADLPIIPGIMPILNLRSMERMAELSRRQLPAEVVARLTPYADDPQRLRAEGIAIATELCEALLDAGAPGLHFYTLNRSKATREIFGNLRITV